The following coding sequences lie in one Streptomyces albofaciens JCM 4342 genomic window:
- a CDS encoding globin domain-containing protein, with product MRSAGGDEHDDRGRMPSRPVSSIRPVGTAAERERAPGHTDDQAPRGTLDHIPGRTAEEMRGRQRQHAHEHQRGGGHEGAGRWGGDAAGAGAGAFSPFPPTHPPTSTSTSSTPATVSGPAQAGTVAPSAGVAPPSAGAPPSPTGAAPSVGSAGPGSGDSADVMIVRRTLDEIEPVADKVTSYFYALLFVRHPDLRALFPAAMDAQRDRLFKALLTSVRNVDDTAYLTEYLSHLGRGHRKYGTRPEHYPAVGECLLSALARYAPTWGPDAEGAWVRAYTKISQVMIDAAAEDESVAPAWWQAEVVSHELRTPDIAVVTVRPDQPYPFLAGQYTSVETPWWPRVWRHYSFAAAPRSDGLLSFHVKAVPAGWVSNAMVHRARPGDVIRLGPPSGSMTVDHTTDNGLLCLGGGTGIAPIKALIEDVAERGHRRPMEVFYGARSDHDLYDLDTMLRLEHRHPWLSVRTVVATGRAGGTRNGLSGQLPDAVRQYGPWWEYDAYLSGPPGMIRNGVDALVGVGIPSDRIRHDSVEELVAAGD from the coding sequence GTGCGGAGTGCGGGGGGTGATGAGCACGACGACCGGGGCCGGATGCCCAGCCGACCGGTCAGCTCCATAAGGCCCGTGGGCACGGCAGCGGAACGCGAACGGGCACCGGGACACACGGATGATCAGGCCCCCCGGGGCACGCTCGATCACATACCTGGGCGGACGGCTGAGGAAATGCGTGGGCGCCAGCGCCAGCACGCGCACGAGCACCAGCGCGGGGGCGGCCATGAGGGCGCGGGGAGATGGGGTGGGGATGCGGCGGGGGCTGGGGCTGGGGCCTTTTCTCCCTTTCCCCCTACCCACCCGCCCACCTCCACCTCCACCTCCTCCACCCCCGCCACCGTCTCAGGCCCCGCGCAGGCGGGCACAGTCGCCCCGTCGGCGGGTGTGGCTCCGCCTTCCGCAGGTGCGCCTCCCTCGCCCACTGGGGCGGCCCCGTCAGTCGGCAGCGCTGGGCCGGGCTCCGGTGACTCGGCCGATGTGATGATCGTCCGGCGGACTCTGGATGAGATCGAGCCCGTGGCGGACAAGGTCACCTCGTACTTCTACGCGCTGCTGTTCGTGCGCCATCCCGATCTGCGGGCGCTCTTTCCCGCCGCGATGGACGCCCAACGTGACCGGTTGTTCAAGGCGTTGCTCACCTCCGTCAGGAACGTCGACGACACGGCCTACCTCACTGAGTACCTCTCCCATCTCGGGCGTGGCCACCGGAAGTACGGCACCCGGCCCGAGCACTACCCAGCCGTCGGCGAATGCCTGCTCAGCGCACTCGCCCGCTACGCCCCCACCTGGGGCCCGGATGCCGAAGGCGCCTGGGTGCGGGCGTACACCAAGATCTCGCAGGTCATGATCGACGCGGCTGCCGAGGACGAGTCGGTGGCCCCCGCCTGGTGGCAGGCAGAGGTCGTCTCGCACGAGCTGCGTACGCCGGACATCGCGGTCGTGACCGTACGACCGGACCAGCCGTACCCCTTCCTCGCCGGTCAGTACACCAGCGTTGAGACCCCCTGGTGGCCGCGCGTGTGGCGGCACTACTCCTTTGCCGCGGCGCCCCGCTCCGACGGCCTGCTCTCCTTCCATGTGAAAGCCGTGCCGGCCGGGTGGGTCTCCAACGCCATGGTCCATCGCGCCCGCCCCGGCGATGTCATCCGGCTCGGTCCCCCATCCGGTTCCATGACCGTAGACCACACCACTGACAACGGCCTGCTGTGCCTCGGCGGCGGTACGGGAATCGCGCCGATCAAGGCTTTGATCGAGGACGTGGCCGAGCGGGGGCACCGGCGCCCGATGGAGGTCTTCTACGGCGCCCGAAGCGACCATGACCTCTACGACCTGGACACGATGCTGCGGCTGGAACACAGGCATCCGTGGCTGTCCGTGCGCACGGTCGTCGCCACCGGCCGGGCCGGCGGGACGCGCAACGGCCTCAGTGGTCAACTCCCGGACGCAGTGCGTCAGTACGGGCCTTGGTGGGAGTATGACGCCTACTTGTCCGGGCCGCCCGGAATGATCCGAAACGGCGTGGACGCGTTGGTGGGGGTCGGTATTCCCTCCGACCGCATACGGCACGACTCCGTGGAAGAGCTGGTCGCGGCGGGAGATTGA
- a CDS encoding HAD family hydrolase — translation MGKLHLFDMDGTLLYGSAASIEISRHLGLDREIAELERAFIAREVTPVRFAELACELWSELTEEVVTAAFDGAPWLDGIRDVWADIRARGERCAVISMSPGFFVERLTAWGADAAHGSRWPALPFRDPVEPNGILSASAKVRIADELCAEFGLERADCVAYGDSLSDTALFAAVPASVAVNADHHVSGLASYAYEGRDLREAYALVRAAG, via the coding sequence ATGGGGAAGCTACATCTTTTCGACATGGACGGGACGCTGCTCTACGGCTCCGCCGCCTCCATCGAGATATCCCGGCACCTCGGGCTCGACCGGGAGATCGCGGAGTTGGAGCGTGCCTTCATCGCCCGCGAGGTGACGCCGGTGCGCTTCGCGGAGCTGGCGTGCGAACTGTGGTCGGAGCTGACCGAGGAAGTGGTCACGGCGGCCTTCGACGGCGCTCCGTGGCTGGACGGCATCCGGGACGTATGGGCGGACATCCGGGCGCGGGGGGAACGGTGTGCGGTGATCTCCATGTCGCCGGGATTCTTCGTGGAGCGGTTGACGGCTTGGGGAGCGGACGCCGCGCACGGCTCGCGCTGGCCCGCACTGCCTTTTCGGGACCCGGTGGAACCGAACGGGATACTTTCCGCGTCTGCAAAGGTGAGGATCGCGGATGAACTGTGCGCCGAGTTCGGGCTGGAACGTGCCGACTGCGTGGCGTACGGCGATTCCCTGTCCGACACCGCTCTGTTCGCGGCCGTCCCCGCATCCGTCGCGGTGAATGCGGACCACCATGTCAGCGGTCTGGCGTCCTATGCGTACGAGGGGCGCGATCTGCGCGAGGCGTACGCGCTGGTGCGGGCCGCCGGGTAA